In one Mustela lutreola isolate mMusLut2 chromosome 8, mMusLut2.pri, whole genome shotgun sequence genomic region, the following are encoded:
- the RERG gene encoding ras-related and estrogen-regulated growth inhibitor isoform X1, whose translation MAKSAEVKLAIFGRAGVGKSALVVRFLTKRFIWEYDPTLESTYRHQATIDDEVVTMEILDTAGQEDTIQREGHMRWGEGFVLVYDITDRGSFEEVLPLKNILDEIKKPKNVTLILVGNKADLDHSRQVSTEEGEKLATELACAFYECSACTGEGNITEIFYELCREVRRRRMVQGKTRRRSSTTHVKQAINKMLTKISS comes from the exons cTCTTGTAGTGAGATTCCTGACCAAACGGTTCATCTGGGAATATGATCCCACTCTCG AATCAACCTACCGACACCAAGCAACCATTGATGATGAAGTTGTCACCATGGAGATATTAGATACTGCTGGTCAG GAAGATACCATTCAGAGAGAGGGACACATGCGATGGGGGGAAGGCTTTGTGCTGGTCTATGACATTACTGATCGAGGAAGTTTTGAGGAAGTGCTGCCCCTTAAGAATATCCTGGATGAGATAAAAAAGCCCAAGAATGTGACTCTTATCTTGGTTGGAAATAAAGCTGACTTGGACCACTCCAGACAGGTTAGTACTGAAGAAGGGGAGAAGCTGGCCACAGAATTGGCTTGTGCTTTTTATGAGTGTTCTGCCTGCACTGGAGAAGGGAACATCACTGAGATATTCTATGAGCTGTGTCGAGAGGTGCGTCGCAGGAGAATGGTCCAGGGCAAGACGAGGCGACGCAGTTCCACCACGCATGTCAAGCAAGCCATTAATAAGATGCTCACCAAAATCAGTAGTTAA